In Pseudoliparis swirei isolate HS2019 ecotype Mariana Trench chromosome 9, NWPU_hadal_v1, whole genome shotgun sequence, a genomic segment contains:
- the znf362b gene encoding zinc finger protein 362b isoform X1: MAEPRFNNPYFWPPPPSMPGQLDNLVLINKIKEQLMAEKIRPLHLPPTSTPSQQSLLVPTSSPDGSAQHGMSLPKSQSQQVQGHHPQPQGSGQPDIALHARSASSSGPDGNMDDKSSVKAKGLWEDWHMRQLNEQQGRINHRSGLSPLSRPDSHSTSEALTPTTPTSSSQIRLGGAPSVHIISGLASGPGMDHMKIGGLAGLLGPPPKAARGRKKIKAENQTGPLLVVPYPILADQGYGTVAPKEGKIYRCKLCPLTFLTKSEMQFHSKSHTEAKPHKCPHCSKTFANASYLSQHLRIHLGIKPYHCSYCENSFRQLSHLQQHTRIHTGDRPYKCAHPGCEKAFTQLSNLQSHQRQHNKDKPYKCPNCYRAYSDSASLQIHMSAHAIKNAKAYCCSMCGRAYTSETYLMKHMSKHTVVEHLVSHQSPQRNDSPSIPIRISLI; the protein is encoded by the exons ATGGCAGAGCCTCGATTTAACAACCCATATTTCTGGCCGCCCCCTCCATCCATGCCAGGCCAG CTGGATAACCTGGTGCTCATTAACAAGATCAAGGAGCAGCTGATGGCTGAGAAGATCCGACCCCTGCACCTGCCGCCTACCTCAACCCCATCCCAGCAGTCTTTGCTGGTGCCCACCTCGTCCCCGGACGGCAGCGCTCAGCACGGCATGTCGTTGCCGAAGTCCCAGTCCCAGCAGGTGCAGGGCCACCACCCGCAGCCGCAGGGCTCCGGGCAACCGGACATTGCTCTCCACGCtcgctccgcctccagctctgGGCCAG ATGGAAATATGGACGACAAGTCGTCAGTGAAGGCCAAAGGACTGTGGGAAGACTGGCACATGAGACAGCTCAACGAGCAACAGGGCCGGATCAACCATCGCTCAG GTTTGTCTCCTTTATCCCGACCGGACAGCCACAGCACCTCAGAGGCCCTGACCCCCACGACTCCAACCTCCAGCAGCCAGATCCGCCTGGGCGGGGCCCCCTCTGTGCACATCATCTCTGGGCTGGCCAGCGGTCCCGGCATGGACCACATGAAAATCGGAGGCCTGGCTGGCCTGTTGGGCCCCCCACCCAAGGCAGCCCGCGGACGGAAGAAGATCAAGGCTGAAAACCAGACCGGCCCTCTGCTGGTGGTGCCCTACCCCATCCTGGCTGACCAAGGCTATGGCACTGTGGCACCCAAAGAGGGGAAAATCTACAG ATGTAAATTGTGCCCGCTCACCTTCTTAACAAAGTCTGAGATGCAGTTCCACTCCAAGTCCCACACGGAGGCCAAACCACACAAGTGTCCCCACTGCTCCAAGACATTCGCCAACGCCTCCTACCTGTCCCAGCACCTGCGCATCCACCTGGGGATCAAACCCTACCACTGCTCCTACTGCGAAAACTCATTCCGCCAGCTGTCACACCTGCAGCAGCACACCAG AATCCACACAGGCGATAGGCCTTATAAATGTGCTCACCCCGGATGTGAAAAGGCTTTTACCCAGCTGTCTAACCTCCAG TCTCACCAGAGGCAGCACAACAAAGACAAGCCGTATAAATGTCCAAACTGCTACCGTGCCTACTCCGACTCGGCATCGTTGCAGATCCATATGTCAGCGCACGCCATCAAAAACGCTAAAGCCTACTGCTGTAGCATGTGTGGCCGGGCGTACACTTCA GAGACCTACCTAATGAAGCACATGTCCAAACACACGGTGGTGGAGCACCTAGTGAGCCACCAGTCGCCTCAGAGGAACGATTCCCCCAGCATCCCCATACGCATCTCCCTCATCTGA
- the znf362b gene encoding zinc finger protein 362b isoform X2 → MAEPRFNNPYFWPPPPSMPGQIKEQLMAEKIRPLHLPPTSTPSQQSLLVPTSSPDGSAQHGMSLPKSQSQQVQGHHPQPQGSGQPDIALHARSASSSGPDGNMDDKSSVKAKGLWEDWHMRQLNEQQGRINHRSGLSPLSRPDSHSTSEALTPTTPTSSSQIRLGGAPSVHIISGLASGPGMDHMKIGGLAGLLGPPPKAARGRKKIKAENQTGPLLVVPYPILADQGYGTVAPKEGKIYRCKLCPLTFLTKSEMQFHSKSHTEAKPHKCPHCSKTFANASYLSQHLRIHLGIKPYHCSYCENSFRQLSHLQQHTRIHTGDRPYKCAHPGCEKAFTQLSNLQSHQRQHNKDKPYKCPNCYRAYSDSASLQIHMSAHAIKNAKAYCCSMCGRAYTSETYLMKHMSKHTVVEHLVSHQSPQRNDSPSIPIRISLI, encoded by the exons ATGGCAGAGCCTCGATTTAACAACCCATATTTCTGGCCGCCCCCTCCATCCATGCCAGGCCAG ATCAAGGAGCAGCTGATGGCTGAGAAGATCCGACCCCTGCACCTGCCGCCTACCTCAACCCCATCCCAGCAGTCTTTGCTGGTGCCCACCTCGTCCCCGGACGGCAGCGCTCAGCACGGCATGTCGTTGCCGAAGTCCCAGTCCCAGCAGGTGCAGGGCCACCACCCGCAGCCGCAGGGCTCCGGGCAACCGGACATTGCTCTCCACGCtcgctccgcctccagctctgGGCCAG ATGGAAATATGGACGACAAGTCGTCAGTGAAGGCCAAAGGACTGTGGGAAGACTGGCACATGAGACAGCTCAACGAGCAACAGGGCCGGATCAACCATCGCTCAG GTTTGTCTCCTTTATCCCGACCGGACAGCCACAGCACCTCAGAGGCCCTGACCCCCACGACTCCAACCTCCAGCAGCCAGATCCGCCTGGGCGGGGCCCCCTCTGTGCACATCATCTCTGGGCTGGCCAGCGGTCCCGGCATGGACCACATGAAAATCGGAGGCCTGGCTGGCCTGTTGGGCCCCCCACCCAAGGCAGCCCGCGGACGGAAGAAGATCAAGGCTGAAAACCAGACCGGCCCTCTGCTGGTGGTGCCCTACCCCATCCTGGCTGACCAAGGCTATGGCACTGTGGCACCCAAAGAGGGGAAAATCTACAG ATGTAAATTGTGCCCGCTCACCTTCTTAACAAAGTCTGAGATGCAGTTCCACTCCAAGTCCCACACGGAGGCCAAACCACACAAGTGTCCCCACTGCTCCAAGACATTCGCCAACGCCTCCTACCTGTCCCAGCACCTGCGCATCCACCTGGGGATCAAACCCTACCACTGCTCCTACTGCGAAAACTCATTCCGCCAGCTGTCACACCTGCAGCAGCACACCAG AATCCACACAGGCGATAGGCCTTATAAATGTGCTCACCCCGGATGTGAAAAGGCTTTTACCCAGCTGTCTAACCTCCAG TCTCACCAGAGGCAGCACAACAAAGACAAGCCGTATAAATGTCCAAACTGCTACCGTGCCTACTCCGACTCGGCATCGTTGCAGATCCATATGTCAGCGCACGCCATCAAAAACGCTAAAGCCTACTGCTGTAGCATGTGTGGCCGGGCGTACACTTCA GAGACCTACCTAATGAAGCACATGTCCAAACACACGGTGGTGGAGCACCTAGTGAGCCACCAGTCGCCTCAGAGGAACGATTCCCCCAGCATCCCCATACGCATCTCCCTCATCTGA
- the LOC130199677 gene encoding tumor necrosis factor receptor superfamily member 25-like → MDFVLVLILAFLSTGQSNSEVAEQKWNSCYKLCPPGFYKVGECDDPVAKHRCEECKNNTFTTIEHSHPKCERCSICAYYEVTIKSCTSNSDVVCDCMKGFYLKNMVPHDSRDCRECKCEKCEKLYDIPDYRRKCQPCQRCSECKRKCPETSFPLSTNSSTAASTAASTAAPTAASKRTTALNTWSYPAVKPVTRNYLNEMSWQFLVVVLVTLLLFLWVLLLFARSSFRYPDRCLCWSVNKHLEPPLEDPDFSEQSSHQRRSPNTLTLNISENTPMMTLSQGPAMTEHLSHARPQDAEHKATRQHVQSDHWPAIVLYAIIKEVPLRRWKEFLRLLSLTDQQLERVELEAGLGLGSMERQYQMLRLWSQCSSASLNDVFSALHYMNLSGCGQLLQESLEKLQPELKQGVTAGSSPRPGCQWGLQDT, encoded by the exons ATGGATTTTGTGTTG GTTCTGATACTTGCCTTCCTTTCCACTGGACAGAGTAACAGTGAGGTCGCAGAACAAAAGTGGAATTCATGTTATAAACTGTGCCCGCCTG GCTTTTATAAAGTTGGTGAATGTGATGACCCAGTCGCAAAGCACAGATGTGAAGAATGCAAAAATAACACATTCACAACAATAGAACACTCTCACCCGAAATGTGAGAGGTGCAGCATATGTGCTT aTTATGAGGTGACAATAAAGTCCTGCACCTCTAACAGTGATGTGGTATGTGACTGTATGAAGGGATTCTACCTCAAGAACATGGTTCCTCACGACTCACGTGATTGTCGGGAATGCAAGTGTGAAAAGTGTGAAA aGTTGTATGATATTCCTGACTACAGAAGGAAGTGCCAGCCCTGCCAAAG GTGTTCGGAATGCAAGAGGAAATGTCCAGAAACTTCCTTTCCACTTTCTACAAATTCATCCACAGCTGCATCCACAGCTGCATCCACAGCTGCACCCACAGCTGCATCTAAGAGAACCACAGCTTTAAACACCTGGTCATATCCTGCCGTGAAGCCAGTTACACGTAACTACT TGAATGAAATGTCCTGGCAGTTTCTCGTGGTGGTTCTGGTGACACTTCTGTTATTCCTTTGGGTCCTGCTGCTGTTCGCCAGGAGCTCCTTCAGATATCCAGACAGGTGTCTTTGCTGGAGTGTGAACAAACACCTGGAGCCGCCTCTCGAGGACCCCGACTTCAGCG AACAAAGCAGTCATCAACGCCGCAGCCCGAACACGCTG ACATTAAACATATCAGAGAATACTCCCATGATGACTCTCAGTCAGGGTCCAGCCATGACAGAACATCTATCCCATGCCCGTCCTCAAGACGCTGAACACAAAG CCACCAGACAACATGTGCAATCGGATCACTGGCCGGCCATCGTCCTCTATGCGATCATCAAGGAGGTGCCCCTGCGGAGGTGGAAAGAGTTCTTGCGTCTGCTCTCGTTGACGGATCAGCAGCTGGAGCGGGTGGAGCTGGAGGCCGGTTTGGGTCTGGGCTCCATGGAAAGGCAGTACCAGATGCTGAGGCTGTGGAGCCAGTGTTCCTCCGCCAGCCTGAACGATGTCTTCTCGGCCTTGCACTACATGAATTTATCCGGCTGTGGCCAGCTGCTGCAGGAAAGCCTGGAGAAGCTGCAGCCTGAACTGAAGCAAGGCGTCACAGCCGGCAGCAGTCCCAGACCAGGCTGTCAATGGGGCCTGCAGGACACCTGA